One stretch of Brachyhypopomus gauderio isolate BG-103 chromosome 10, BGAUD_0.2, whole genome shotgun sequence DNA includes these proteins:
- the lyrm7 gene encoding complex III assembly factor LYRM7 isoform X3, with product MTVFKDDDRALTAARLKINEEFKKNKNETSGENIQQMINMGRDVEAVLRENVLQAEHFGKDKLVLRPRESALLENVPYSDTPRKQT from the exons TGACCGTATTTAAAGATGATGACAGAGCTTTGACCG CTGCCAGGTTAAAGATAAATGAAGAATTTAAGAAAAACAAGAATGAAACATCAGGAGAAAATATACAACAG ATGATTAACATGGGCAGAGATGTTGAGGCAGTTCTCCGTGAAAATGTCCTACAGGCTGAGCATTTTGGAAAAGATAAACTTG TGTTGCGGCCCAGAGAGAGTGCTCTTTTAGAAAATGTACCTTACAGTGACACCCCTAGAAAACAAACATGA